In Magnetococcales bacterium, one DNA window encodes the following:
- a CDS encoding Fic family protein, with amino-acid sequence MNKQKTEEKISKQKARQLFESGEFDRMEVGTFKGLAQIHACLFGDIDDFAGQLRDVNIAKGNFRFVPLMYLETSLAHISKMPQGSFNEIMEKYVEMNIAHPFREGNGRATRIWLDLILKKEIKRVIDWNAVDKSDYLSAMERSVVKDVEIKHLLQPALTDQIDDRAVFMKGIDISYYYEGYSEFKIEDV; translated from the coding sequence ATGAATAAGCAAAAAACAGAAGAGAAAATCAGCAAACAAAAAGCCAGGCAACTATTTGAAAGCGGGGAATTCGACCGCATGGAAGTCGGCACATTCAAGGGATTGGCGCAGATTCATGCTTGTTTGTTTGGTGACATTGATGATTTTGCAGGACAACTGCGCGATGTCAATATCGCCAAAGGCAATTTTCGCTTTGTGCCGCTGATGTATCTGGAGACGTCTTTGGCGCACATCAGCAAAATGCCGCAAGGCAGCTTCAACGAGATCATGGAAAAATACGTCGAAATGAATATTGCCCACCCTTTTCGTGAAGGCAATGGTCGCGCCACCAGAATATGGTTGGATTTGATTTTAAAAAAAGAGATCAAGCGCGTCATCGATTGGAATGCAGTGGATAAATCCGATTACCTGTCGGCAATGGAGCGCAGCGTGGTGAAAGATGTCGAGATCAAGCACCTTCTACAACCCGCGCTCACCGACCAAATCGACGACCGCGCCGTGTTTATGAAGGGTATTGATATCAGCTATTACTACGAAGGGTATAGCGAATTCAAGATTGAGGATGTGTAA
- a CDS encoding type I restriction endonuclease subunit R, with protein sequence MTTVERQIEQDLIGQLGELKYTARPDIRDRAALEANFRVKFEALNRVRLTDGECVRLLDSITTPDVFHAARRLRSINAFERDDGTPLNYTLVNIKDWCKNDFEVVNQLRINNHSSHHRYDVVLLINGVPVVQIEMKSFSVSPRRAMQQIIDYKNDPGNGYGNTLLCFIQIFIVSNRTDTWYFANNNARHFSFNADERFLPVYQFADPDNKKIVHLDAFAGKFLAKCTLGEMVSRYMVLVASEQKLVIMRPYQIYAVSAIVDCIHQNCGNGYIWHTTGSGKTLTSFKAATLLKDNPDIDKCLFVVDRKDLDRQTREEFNRFQEGCVEENTNTETLVRRLLSDDYADKVIVTTIQKLGLALDGTNRRNYVVRLEPLRGQRLVFIFDECHRSQFGENHKAIKAFFPNAQLFGFTGTPIFEANASRQQIEGQEASYRTTDDLFQRCLHQYTITHAIEDRNVLRFHIDYYKPEGNNPPRPSEALAKEKVIETILAKHDAATSGRKFNAVLATASINDAIAYFAMFQRMQADRQAEDPEFPPLHIACVFSPPAEGNKDVAQIQEDLPQEKNDNEQDPEGKKAALTRIIAEYNTRYGTNHRLADFDLYYQDVQKRIKDQQYSNADLPHAQKIDIVIVVDMLLTGFDSKYLNTLYVDKNLKHHGLIQAFSRTNRVLNDSKPYGNILDFRQQQAPVEEAIALFSGEKIDNPREIWLVDAAPKVIDKFQATTQRLEDFLRSQGLEARPEEVVNLKGDAARSQFVNLFKEVQRLKTQLDQYTDLSEEQKQQIDAIVPPDALQSFRAQYLETARQLKKKQDKGDTVPEVQQLDFEFVLFASAIIDYDYIMGLIARLTQPGRRTMNREQLIGLIQSDARFLDERDDIADYIQQLKAGEVLNEKEIRAGFDAFKAAKAAQVMNDMATQHQLPGTALQNFVDAILRRMIFDGEQLSDLFAPRELGWKERTKAELALMADLLPLLKKRAQGREISGLAAYE encoded by the coding sequence ATGACGACAGTGGAACGCCAAATCGAGCAGGATCTCATCGGCCAGTTGGGCGAGCTTAAATACACCGCTCGTCCCGACATTCGCGACCGCGCCGCGCTGGAGGCCAACTTTCGCGTCAAGTTCGAGGCCCTCAACCGGGTCAGGCTCACGGATGGCGAATGCGTGCGCCTCCTGGACAGCATCACCACGCCCGACGTCTTTCATGCCGCCCGGAGGCTGCGCAGCATCAACGCCTTCGAACGTGACGACGGTACCCCGCTCAATTACACGCTCGTCAACATCAAGGATTGGTGCAAAAACGACTTCGAGGTGGTCAACCAGTTGCGCATCAACAACCACAGCAGCCACCACCGCTACGACGTGGTGCTGCTCATCAATGGCGTGCCGGTGGTGCAGATCGAGATGAAATCCTTCTCTGTCAGCCCGCGCCGCGCCATGCAGCAAATCATCGATTACAAGAACGATCCCGGTAACGGCTATGGCAACACGTTGTTGTGTTTCATCCAGATTTTCATCGTCAGCAACCGCACCGATACCTGGTACTTCGCCAACAACAACGCCCGGCACTTCAGTTTCAACGCCGACGAGCGCTTTCTGCCCGTTTATCAGTTCGCGGATCCAGACAACAAGAAAATCGTCCACCTCGATGCCTTTGCCGGGAAGTTCCTCGCCAAATGCACCCTGGGTGAAATGGTCAGTCGCTACATGGTGCTGGTGGCCAGCGAGCAGAAGCTGGTGATCATGCGGCCCTACCAGATCTATGCTGTGAGTGCCATTGTGGACTGTATCCACCAAAACTGCGGAAACGGCTATATCTGGCACACCACCGGCAGCGGCAAGACGCTCACCTCGTTCAAGGCCGCCACGCTGCTCAAGGACAACCCGGACATCGACAAATGTCTGTTCGTGGTGGACCGCAAGGATCTTGACCGCCAGACCCGCGAGGAGTTCAATCGCTTCCAGGAAGGGTGCGTCGAAGAGAACACCAACACCGAAACCCTGGTGCGCCGCCTGCTCTCGGACGACTATGCCGACAAGGTCATTGTCACCACGATCCAGAAGCTTGGCCTGGCGCTCGATGGCACGAACAGGCGCAACTATGTGGTGCGCCTGGAGCCGCTGCGCGGCCAGCGCCTGGTCTTCATTTTCGACGAATGCCACCGCTCCCAGTTTGGCGAGAACCACAAGGCCATCAAGGCGTTCTTTCCCAACGCCCAGCTCTTTGGTTTCACCGGCACGCCCATCTTTGAGGCCAACGCGAGCCGTCAGCAAATTGAAGGCCAGGAGGCCAGCTACCGCACCACGGACGACCTGTTCCAGCGTTGTCTGCACCAGTACACCATCACCCACGCCATCGAAGACCGCAACGTCCTGCGCTTTCATATCGATTACTACAAGCCCGAGGGCAACAACCCGCCCAGGCCCAGTGAAGCCCTGGCCAAGGAAAAGGTGATCGAAACCATTCTTGCCAAGCACGACGCCGCCACCAGTGGCCGCAAGTTCAACGCCGTGCTGGCCACTGCCAGCATCAACGACGCCATCGCCTACTTCGCTATGTTCCAGCGGATGCAGGCCGACCGGCAGGCTGAGGACCCGGAATTCCCACCGCTGCACATCGCCTGCGTTTTTTCGCCGCCCGCCGAAGGCAACAAGGATGTGGCGCAGATCCAGGAAGACCTGCCGCAGGAAAAAAACGATAATGAACAGGATCCGGAGGGCAAGAAGGCCGCGCTCACCCGCATCATCGCCGAATACAATACCCGCTACGGCACCAACCACCGTTTGGCCGATTTCGATCTGTATTACCAGGACGTGCAAAAACGCATCAAAGACCAGCAATATTCCAATGCCGACCTGCCTCACGCGCAGAAGATCGATATCGTCATCGTGGTGGACATGCTGCTCACCGGTTTTGACTCCAAATACCTCAACACCCTGTACGTCGATAAAAATCTCAAGCACCACGGCCTGATTCAAGCCTTCTCGCGCACCAACCGCGTGCTTAACGACAGCAAGCCCTACGGCAATATTCTCGACTTCCGCCAGCAGCAAGCGCCGGTGGAAGAGGCCATTGCCCTCTTTTCTGGCGAAAAAATCGACAACCCGCGCGAAATCTGGCTGGTGGATGCCGCGCCCAAGGTCATCGACAAGTTCCAGGCCACCACGCAGCGACTGGAAGATTTTCTGCGTTCGCAAGGCCTGGAAGCCAGGCCCGAAGAGGTGGTCAACCTCAAGGGCGATGCGGCGCGCAGTCAGTTTGTCAACCTGTTCAAAGAGGTGCAGCGTCTCAAGACCCAGCTCGACCAGTACACCGATCTCTCTGAGGAACAGAAACAGCAGATCGACGCCATCGTCCCGCCCGATGCCTTGCAGAGCTTCCGCGCCCAGTACCTGGAAACTGCCCGCCAACTCAAGAAAAAGCAGGACAAGGGCGACACTGTCCCCGAAGTGCAGCAGCTTGATTTCGAGTTCGTGCTTTTTGCCAGTGCCATCATTGATTATGACTACATCATGGGCCTGATTGCCCGTTTGACCCAGCCCGGCAGACGCACCATGAACCGTGAGCAGTTGATCGGCCTCATCCAGTCGGATGCCAGGTTTCTGGACGAGCGCGACGACATTGCCGACTACATCCAGCAACTCAAAGCGGGCGAAGTGTTGAATGAAAAAGAGATCCGCGCCGGTTTCGACGCCTTTAAAGCCGCCAAAGCCGCTCAAGTCATGAACGACATGGCCACCCAACATCAACTGCCAGGTACAGCATTGCAAAACTTTGTCGATGCCATCCTGCGCCGCATGATTTTCGACGGCGAACAACTCAGCGACCTGTTCGCGCCTCGCGAACTGGGCTGGAAGGAGCGCACAAAAGCCGAACTGGCCTTGATGGCAGACCTGCTGCCGCTGTTAAAAAAACGGGCGCAAGGGCGCGAAATTTCGGGATTGGCGGCGTATGAATAA
- a CDS encoding AAA family ATPase, with protein sequence MCPPASSTTPLTGRQSQILRLVQLGRSNKEVARELNITEGTVKQHLLEVYRRLKVTNRTMAAEVGRRAEAGSLFLPADPEKNVGTRNKSQPKEMVFPRFTAAMRPVTLLKVVVEASETLVNLLGSRGFARFQHLFREICQQESRRFEGMVQGLPDGLLLLFGVPHLREDDPERAACCGARIFDRTRRIWQDELDVMEFPVRVCLLTGDLVVNTDGDKTTLHGAMLVQNCATPPESCQEWRAPCVDPATRLALQTLAGRYGRIPLLLPEDGLMTPMPPVLPFLGRTTELRVLHDRKNLLLEGKSRALVVMGEAGFGKTRLIDRFRDECSATPSVRWLAGLCRPAAHHFPLHPFLPILETLAGCATSGPGSRVRHEQVRQWINTLADPLVRPGHALLDLHMTADPDFTAKPVKARIEAAAEFLAGILHNPASSTIVLLDNLQWADPATRTLLPLLVERLNNTSVWLLGAGRKAELRQMSVATGMDPLSLPKLSTRFLADLLRLSLPEQPPAHEILFRLARWCRGVPLFAVEMAAHLRQLPEPVTSDNFDENRLFPPALQGLILERLQAAGIDWRTARAIAAGGKVTQKQLLALELHADPTQTRAAISRLIQVGLLEATGMGPGQTLAFANGMVRSAIWHTLPAGDRIL encoded by the coding sequence ATGTGCCCACCTGCCTCTTCCACCACTCCCCTGACCGGGCGACAGAGCCAGATATTGCGTCTCGTGCAACTGGGCCGCAGCAACAAGGAGGTGGCGCGTGAACTGAACATTACCGAAGGAACGGTCAAGCAACACCTGTTGGAGGTGTATCGACGCCTGAAGGTCACCAACCGCACCATGGCCGCCGAAGTGGGACGGCGAGCCGAAGCCGGATCCCTGTTCCTGCCCGCCGATCCGGAAAAAAATGTCGGAACCCGCAACAAGTCTCAGCCAAAAGAGATGGTTTTTCCCAGATTTACGGCAGCGATGCGCCCCGTCACGCTCCTCAAGGTGGTGGTCGAGGCATCCGAAACCCTGGTCAACCTGCTGGGCAGTCGCGGTTTTGCCCGTTTCCAGCATCTGTTTCGGGAAATTTGTCAGCAGGAGTCGCGCCGGTTCGAGGGGATGGTGCAGGGTTTGCCGGACGGGTTGCTGCTGTTGTTCGGCGTACCGCATCTCCGGGAGGATGATCCCGAACGGGCTGCCTGTTGCGGCGCACGCATCTTCGACCGTACCCGGCGTATCTGGCAGGACGAACTGGATGTCATGGAATTTCCCGTCCGGGTTTGTCTATTGACCGGTGATCTGGTGGTCAACACGGACGGCGACAAAACCACCCTGCATGGGGCCATGCTCGTGCAAAACTGTGCGACGCCACCGGAATCCTGTCAGGAATGGCGTGCGCCCTGTGTCGATCCGGCGACACGTCTTGCCCTGCAAACCCTGGCTGGCCGCTATGGTCGGATTCCCCTGCTGCTGCCGGAAGATGGTCTCATGACGCCGATGCCACCGGTTTTGCCTTTTCTGGGTCGCACGACCGAACTGAGAGTTCTGCACGACCGGAAAAATCTTCTGCTGGAGGGAAAAAGTCGTGCCCTGGTGGTCATGGGGGAGGCGGGATTTGGCAAAACCCGGTTGATCGACAGGTTTCGGGACGAGTGTTCCGCAACACCCTCTGTACGCTGGTTGGCGGGTCTCTGTCGTCCGGCGGCGCACCACTTTCCCCTGCACCCTTTCCTGCCCATCCTGGAAACGTTGGCAGGTTGTGCCACGTCTGGTCCGGGTTCCAGGGTGCGGCATGAACAGGTGCGGCAATGGATCAATACCCTGGCAGATCCACTTGTACGTCCAGGGCATGCCCTGCTTGATCTGCACATGACCGCCGATCCGGACTTTACGGCCAAACCGGTCAAAGCCCGGATCGAGGCGGCTGCCGAATTCCTGGCCGGTATCCTGCACAACCCGGCCAGCAGCACGATTGTCCTGTTGGACAACCTGCAATGGGCGGATCCGGCCACGCGCACTCTTCTGCCCCTGCTGGTGGAGCGACTCAACAATACCTCTGTCTGGCTGCTCGGAGCCGGACGCAAGGCGGAACTGCGGCAGATGTCGGTTGCCACCGGCATGGATCCCCTTTCTTTGCCCAAACTCTCCACCCGTTTTCTGGCCGATTTGTTGCGCCTGTCGTTGCCGGAACAGCCACCTGCACATGAGATTCTCTTTCGTCTGGCCCGCTGGTGTCGGGGCGTGCCTCTGTTTGCCGTGGAAATGGCCGCCCATCTGCGCCAGCTTCCCGAGCCGGTTACCAGCGACAATTTTGATGAAAATCGACTGTTTCCTCCCGCCTTGCAGGGGTTGATTCTGGAACGGCTCCAGGCTGCCGGCATTGACTGGCGCACGGCCCGGGCCATTGCCGCCGGGGGAAAGGTCACCCAGAAACAACTCCTTGCCCTGGAGTTGCATGCCGACCCAACCCAGACCAGGGCGGCCATCTCCCGCCTGATCCAGGTTGGTCTTCTGGAAGCCACAGGCATGGGACCGGGACAAACCCTGGCCTTTGCCAACGGCATGGTTCGATCTGCCATTTGGCATACCTTGCCAGCGGGTGACCGGATTTTGTAG
- a CDS encoding HlyD family type I secretion periplasmic adaptor subunit gives MGLSDRLAKNRLTRYLSEALILEESGFGWNFRLALLGSVTIFILAIVLASRVKVNEAVVAHGQFRPQSHVHKVQPSEGGIIEEIPVREGDLVDKGALLLRLKNATTSTNQEQTERRLAGLLARSARLLAYLNGTPADFSAIDPKYKDLLEDQSALLRVQNQSRQAGHWVFTTQEEQKRSEIAQIQEEIKSARNRSGVNESLLTLQEKLAEKNLVSRMTQLEAKRTLLTSTGEIRSLEVRLGKARSALQEVVLKRKAFEDDITTQASQELSNVNSDIAQTRELLARLADRQQRLEVRSPIRGRIQNLRFRSIGAVVGVGDLVLQVIPDNDDLILDLNISTRDIGFVHPGQEVVIRVTSFDFARYGSVAGGLVAISPFTYMDAEKQVYYKGTVQPKSRTVSHAGQHYKILPGMGADAEIITGNRSLLEYLLKPLLSPLSATVAGSS, from the coding sequence ATGGGTTTGTCTGACCGCCTGGCCAAAAACAGGCTGACCCGCTATCTTTCCGAGGCCTTGATCCTCGAAGAGAGTGGCTTTGGCTGGAATTTTCGCCTGGCCCTGCTGGGCAGTGTGACCATTTTCATTCTGGCCATCGTGCTGGCCTCCCGTGTCAAGGTCAACGAGGCCGTGGTGGCGCACGGCCAGTTCCGTCCCCAGAGCCATGTCCACAAGGTGCAACCCTCCGAAGGTGGCATCATCGAGGAGATTCCGGTCCGGGAAGGGGATCTGGTGGATAAGGGGGCGCTGCTTCTGCGGCTGAAAAATGCCACCACGAGTACCAATCAGGAACAGACCGAACGGCGTCTGGCCGGCCTGCTGGCCCGCTCTGCCCGCCTGCTGGCCTATCTGAACGGAACACCGGCGGACTTTTCCGCCATCGATCCAAAATACAAGGATCTACTGGAAGATCAGAGCGCCCTGTTGCGGGTCCAGAACCAGTCCCGCCAGGCCGGGCATTGGGTGTTTACCACCCAGGAAGAACAAAAACGCTCTGAAATCGCCCAGATCCAGGAAGAGATCAAGAGTGCCCGCAACCGGTCCGGCGTCAATGAATCCCTGCTCACCTTGCAGGAGAAACTGGCCGAAAAAAACCTGGTCTCCCGCATGACGCAACTGGAAGCCAAGCGCACCCTGTTGACGAGTACAGGCGAAATTCGTTCCCTGGAGGTGCGACTCGGCAAGGCCCGTTCCGCCTTGCAGGAGGTTGTCCTGAAACGCAAGGCTTTCGAGGATGATATCACGACACAGGCCAGCCAGGAGCTGAGCAATGTCAACAGCGACATTGCCCAGACACGGGAATTGCTGGCCAGGCTGGCGGATCGCCAGCAACGTCTGGAAGTGCGTTCACCGATCCGGGGGCGGATTCAAAATCTGCGCTTTCGTTCCATCGGGGCCGTGGTCGGGGTGGGGGACCTGGTGCTTCAGGTCATTCCGGACAACGATGACCTCATCCTGGATTTGAATATTTCCACCAGGGATATCGGCTTCGTTCATCCCGGTCAGGAGGTCGTGATCCGGGTAACGAGCTTTGATTTTGCGCGTTATGGTTCCGTGGCCGGTGGTCTGGTGGCCATTTCACCATTCACCTACATGGACGCGGAGAAGCAGGTCTACTACAAAGGGACTGTGCAGCCCAAAAGCCGTACCGTGAGCCATGCCGGACAACACTATAAAATCCTGCCCGGCATGGGGGCGGATGCGGAGATCATCACTGGCAACCGGTCTCTGCTGGAGTATCTTCTGAAGCCGCTGTTGAGTCCCCTGTCTGCCACCGTGGCCGGCTCATCCTGA
- a CDS encoding ATP-binding cassette domain-containing protein, with the protein MNQSTRETGLEMESLATLWVPGLTSFMINLLGLLVPLVLVQVYNRILPNHATQTLSLLVAGVLVALLVEAALRSVRDYFMGWMGARFEHRVSCQSFHRLLHAAPDAIERTDGSIFMERMNAINQLGELHSGQALLALFDVPFLFMYLFFIYQLAGNLVLVPLGALVLIGVPSAYVGLNLKRTLRQDMEQKQRRFSFITETLNRIHSVKALAMEALLLRRHEMLLIKGLRQTYDLIFLGAIMPALSSFTSQGMTAVVIALGAIKVMNGDLTTGGLAACMLLAGRSLQPIQALVSGWTRLQAIRMARQEVRDLLTMRQRENPVLADASEQLNGSIELHDVSVVVVGKPGWHKPGEPPPPVHNTTILRHLSLLIDPGECIGIVGDSGSGKTTLLKLVTGMMRATEGSVLVDGQEVPTLPQHLFRQIGYIPQKGVLFSGTILQNLTMFDDSRQALALTMAARLGLDAIVARMPRGYHTMVGDGAPDTLPAGVQQRIAIARILTMQPKILLFDEANMAIDSAGDNLLRSCLENLKGECTIVLISQRPSLLRMADRVFRLHAGELELLDDMMDAFKVEKRSPPLAEQSADSTSDPGQSAESGQVLALLEKRRSLSQEEQWQAFLEQLHVQTPFSRCLKGLLSAMAWKGTARQLAESVPHLSERLDLTDLCSIMANLHYVYREARGTLEAIDERLMPFLFVSNKGRVVVALGRNADGTVSVIDGEDGAKKSVQDLGAGRAYLFSLPGADATPVKSWVRRQLDRFRPLIWTIMGITIIGNIMGSMTPLFVMVIYSQIIPSGAHSMALVLLAGLLMALLVDVTVRVQRVRLMAYIGAKAERSLSSGILDRILALPAAYTERVSVGVQVARVRTLEVIREMLTGPLAYLYYDAPTSLFYLIVLGIINPSVIFFMLLLIAGFVLFGVIMFPIMRHRSGISTRLGAHRQAFLTEALDRLATIQGVHAQEVWYDRYRDLSGKATLAVFRLNRITSLLGTVSQTLTMATALGVMSLTAEGVMEGRLTSGAVMAAMLLTWRIFGPVQTTFLGIAKMVQVFSSMTQTDRLMEIKGEREIGAIAPMGRQFRGEVVFNRVSFRYRNDADPALIGITFRTPPGSVVAVIGANGSGKSTLLKMILGLYTPQAGSILIDNGDIRQTDPLELRQGISYLPQTCDIFFGSVAQNMRLVNPDASDAELQAAAARAGLLEEINRLPEKFNTRLQESGGGMLSSGFRQRLSLARVYLKSQSIMLYDEPANNLDAESERLFLEMVNNLRGKSTIFIVTHRPSHLNIADQVLYMDGGYLRAAGTPDEVRKVLPNGFV; encoded by the coding sequence ATGAATCAATCCACCCGGGAAACAGGCCTGGAGATGGAGTCCCTCGCCACGTTGTGGGTGCCGGGTCTGACCTCCTTCATGATCAACCTGCTGGGATTGCTGGTCCCCCTGGTCCTGGTCCAGGTTTACAATCGCATTCTCCCCAACCATGCCACGCAAACCCTCTCCCTGCTTGTGGCTGGGGTACTGGTTGCCCTGCTGGTCGAGGCGGCCCTGCGCTCGGTGCGGGACTATTTCATGGGCTGGATGGGGGCACGCTTCGAGCATCGGGTCAGTTGCCAATCGTTTCATCGCCTGCTGCATGCCGCGCCCGATGCCATCGAACGCACCGATGGCAGCATATTCATGGAACGCATGAATGCCATCAACCAGTTGGGAGAACTCCACTCGGGACAGGCCCTGCTGGCGCTGTTTGATGTTCCCTTTCTGTTCATGTACCTGTTTTTCATCTACCAACTAGCTGGCAACCTGGTCCTGGTACCCCTGGGAGCGTTGGTCCTGATCGGCGTGCCGTCAGCGTATGTCGGACTGAACCTGAAACGAACCCTCAGACAGGACATGGAACAAAAGCAACGGCGCTTCAGTTTTATCACCGAAACCCTGAATCGCATCCATTCGGTCAAGGCCCTCGCCATGGAGGCGCTGTTGTTGCGCCGTCATGAAATGCTGTTGATCAAGGGGTTGCGGCAAACCTATGACCTGATTTTTCTGGGTGCCATCATGCCGGCGCTCTCCTCGTTCACTTCACAGGGCATGACGGCGGTGGTGATCGCCCTGGGAGCCATCAAGGTCATGAATGGCGATCTGACCACCGGCGGCCTGGCAGCCTGCATGCTGCTGGCCGGGCGATCCTTGCAGCCGATTCAGGCCCTGGTCTCCGGCTGGACCCGTTTGCAGGCCATCCGCATGGCACGCCAGGAGGTGCGTGACCTCCTGACCATGCGACAACGGGAAAATCCGGTCCTGGCAGATGCCAGCGAGCAACTCAATGGATCCATCGAGTTGCATGACGTATCGGTGGTCGTGGTCGGCAAACCAGGCTGGCACAAACCCGGAGAACCTCCTCCCCCTGTTCACAACACAACCATTCTGCGCCATCTTTCCCTGCTGATCGATCCCGGCGAATGCATCGGCATCGTGGGCGACAGCGGCAGCGGCAAAACCACACTCCTGAAACTCGTTACCGGCATGATGCGGGCCACCGAGGGTTCGGTCCTGGTGGATGGCCAGGAGGTGCCCACCTTGCCGCAACATTTATTCCGGCAAATCGGCTACATACCCCAGAAAGGGGTGCTGTTCAGCGGTACGATCCTGCAAAATTTGACCATGTTCGATGATTCCCGGCAGGCCCTGGCCCTGACCATGGCGGCTCGACTGGGACTCGATGCCATCGTGGCCCGCATGCCCAGGGGATATCATACCATGGTGGGCGACGGTGCCCCGGATACCCTTCCCGCCGGCGTGCAACAACGCATCGCCATCGCCCGCATCCTGACCATGCAACCCAAAATTCTGCTCTTCGATGAAGCAAACATGGCCATTGATTCCGCCGGCGACAATCTGTTGCGCTCCTGTCTGGAAAATTTGAAAGGGGAGTGTACCATCGTCCTGATTTCCCAGCGTCCCTCCCTGTTGCGCATGGCAGACCGGGTTTTTCGTCTGCATGCGGGCGAGTTGGAATTGCTGGATGACATGATGGATGCCTTCAAGGTGGAAAAACGCTCACCACCTCTGGCAGAACAATCGGCGGATTCGACATCCGACCCTGGCCAAAGTGCCGAGAGTGGCCAGGTGTTGGCCCTGCTGGAAAAAAGACGCTCCCTCTCCCAGGAAGAACAATGGCAGGCGTTTTTGGAACAGCTTCATGTGCAAACGCCGTTTTCCCGTTGTCTCAAGGGACTGTTGAGTGCCATGGCCTGGAAGGGAACGGCCAGGCAACTGGCAGAATCGGTGCCGCATCTTTCCGAGCGTCTGGATTTGACCGACCTGTGCAGCATCATGGCCAACCTGCATTATGTCTACCGGGAGGCCCGTGGCACTCTCGAAGCCATCGATGAACGCCTGATGCCGTTCCTGTTTGTGTCAAACAAGGGCCGGGTGGTCGTGGCTCTGGGACGGAATGCCGACGGTACCGTGTCGGTCATCGATGGCGAGGATGGTGCCAAAAAATCCGTCCAGGATCTGGGAGCGGGACGGGCCTATCTGTTTTCCCTGCCCGGTGCCGATGCCACCCCCGTCAAAAGCTGGGTCCGCAGACAATTGGATCGGTTCCGGCCCCTGATCTGGACCATCATGGGAATCACCATCATCGGCAACATCATGGGTTCGATGACGCCGCTGTTCGTGATGGTCATCTACAGCCAGATCATTCCGAGCGGTGCCCACTCCATGGCCCTGGTATTGCTGGCCGGTCTCCTGATGGCCCTGCTGGTCGATGTCACGGTGCGGGTGCAGCGGGTGCGGCTCATGGCCTATATCGGGGCCAAGGCGGAACGTTCCCTCAGCAGTGGCATCCTGGATCGCATCCTGGCGCTGCCGGCTGCCTATACCGAGCGGGTTTCCGTGGGGGTCCAGGTCGCCCGGGTCCGCACCCTGGAGGTGATCCGGGAAATGTTGACCGGCCCCCTGGCCTATCTCTATTACGACGCCCCCACCTCCCTCTTTTATCTCATCGTTCTGGGCATCATCAATCCGTCGGTCATCTTTTTCATGCTGTTGTTGATTGCCGGGTTTGTGCTGTTCGGGGTGATCATGTTTCCCATCATGCGCCATCGTTCCGGTATTTCGACCCGGCTGGGTGCCCACCGTCAGGCCTTTCTTACCGAGGCCCTGGACCGGTTGGCGACCATTCAGGGCGTGCATGCCCAGGAGGTGTGGTATGACCGGTATCGGGATCTCTCCGGCAAGGCCACCCTGGCCGTCTTTCGCCTCAACCGGATCACCTCGCTGCTGGGAACCGTCTCCCAGACCCTCACCATGGCCACCGCCCTGGGCGTCATGAGCCTGACGGCGGAAGGGGTCATGGAAGGCAGACTCACGAGCGGTGCCGTCATGGCCGCCATGCTCCTCACCTGGCGCATCTTCGGCCCCGTGCAGACCACCTTTCTCGGCATCGCCAAAATGGTGCAGGTCTTCAGCAGCATGACCCAGACGGATCGCCTGATGGAAATCAAGGGCGAACGGGAGATCGGGGCCATCGCCCCCATGGGGAGGCAATTCCGGGGCGAAGTGGTGTTCAACCGGGTCTCCTTCCGGTATCGCAACGATGCCGACCCGGCCCTGATCGGCATCACGTTCCGCACCCCGCCCGGCTCGGTGGTGGCGGTGATCGGTGCCAACGGTTCCGGAAAATCCACCCTGCTCAAAATGATCCTCGGACTCTATACCCCCCAGGCCGGCAGCATTCTGATCGACAATGGCGACATTCGCCAGACCGATCCCCTGGAGCTGCGGCAGGGGATCAGCTACCTTCCCCAGACCTGCGACATTTTTTTTGGCTCTGTGGCGCAAAACATGCGCCTGGTCAATCCCGATGCCAGCGATGCCGAACTCCAGGCCGCCGCCGCCCGGGCCGGTCTGCTCGAAGAAATCAACCGTCTGCCGGAAAAATTCAACACCCGCTTGCAGGAGAGCGGCGGTGGCATGCTCTCCTCGGGGTTCAGACAACGTTTGTCGCTGGCCCGGGTCTATCTCAAGAGTCAATCCATCATGCTCTACGATGAACCGGCCAACAATCTGGATGCCGAAAGCGAGCGGCTGTTTCTGGAAATGGTGAATAATCTGCGCGGCAAAAGTACGATATTCATCGTCACGCACCGTCCCAGCCACCTGAACATCGCCGATCAGGTCCTCTACATGGATGGGGGCTATCTGCGGGCCGCCGGAACTCCGGATGAAGTGAGAAAGGTATTGCCCAATGGGTTTGTCTGA